In a genomic window of Primulina huaijiensis isolate GDHJ02 chromosome 10, ASM1229523v2, whole genome shotgun sequence:
- the LOC140986193 gene encoding delta(8)-fatty-acid desaturase-like, whose translation MGEDIKKKYIASDELKKHNKPDDLWISIQGKVYNVTEWAKEHPGGDVPLLNLAGQDVTDAFIAFHPGTAWKYLDRFFTGYHLEDFQVSEVSRDYRSLVSRFSKSGMFDKKGHGVIYSLCFVALMLSASVYGVVCSGNFWVHMLSGALLGFSWVQVAYLGHDSGHYNIMTSKGFNKMAQILTGNCLTGISIAWWKWTHNAHHVSCNSLDHDPDLQHLPVFAVSSTLFKSLTSRFYGRKLTFDSLSRFLVSYQHFTFYPVMCGARVNLYLQTFLLLFSKRKVPDRATNIIGILVFWTWFPLLVSCLPSWNERVLFVMASFCVTSIQHVQFCLNHFAANVYVGAPKGNDWFEKQTNGTIDISCSSKMDWFFGGLQFQLEHHLFPRLPRCHLRSISPLVQDLCKKHNLPYTSLSFYEANMWTLKTLRTAALEARDFSSPVPKNLLWEAVNTHG comes from the coding sequence ATGGGGGAAGATATCAAGAAGAAATACATAGCATCTGATGAATTGAAGAAGCACAACAAGCCTGATGATCTCTGGATTTCAATCCAGGGAAAAGTGTACAACGTGACAGAGTGGGCTAAGGAGCATCCTGGCGGAGATGTCCCGCTATTGAATCTGGCTGGACAGGATGTGACTGATGCATTCATCGCATTTCATCCAGGTACAGCATGGAAATACCTCGACAGGTTCTTTACAGGGTATCACCTCGAAGATTTCCAGGTTTCCGAGGTTTCCAGAGATTATAGAAGCCTGGTTTCCAGGTTCTCGAAATCCGGGATGTTCGATAAGAAAGGGCATGGGGTGATCTATTCCCTTTGTTTTGTTGCCTTGATGCTTTCTGCTTCTGTTTATGGTGTTGTGTGCTCCGGTAATTTCTGGGTTCATATGCTTTCTGGAGCATTGTTGGGATTTTCTTGGGTTCAGGTGGCCTACTTGGGTCATGATTCTGGTCACTATAACATAATGACAAGCAAAGGATTTAATAAAATGGCGCAGATCCTCACCGGGAATTGCCTCACCGGCATCAGTATTGCGTGGTGGAAATGGACTCACAATGCCCACCACGTCTCTTGCAACAGTCTTGATCATGATCCAGACCTACAGCATTTGCCTGTCTTTGCAGTGTCCTCGACCCTATTTAAATCGTTGACTTCGCGTTTCTACGGGAGAAAACTAACATTCGATTCCCTGTCAAGATTTCTTGTAAGCTACCAGCATTTCACATTCTATCCGGTTATGTGCGGTGCAAGAGTCAATCTTTATCTACAGACTTTTTTGCTCTTGTTTTCAAAGCGAAAAGTGCCTGACAGGGCGACTAACATAATCGGCATCCTTGTTTTCTGGACATGGTTCCCTCTTCTGGTTTCATGTTTGCCTAGTTGGAACGAAAGGGTGCTGTTTGTCATGGCAAGCTTTTGTGTCACCTCGATTCAACATGTACAATTCTGTCTGAACCATTTTGCAGCAAATGTGTATGTTGGAGCCCCCAAGGGGAATGACTGGTTCGAGAAACAGACAAACGGGACGATTGATATCTCGTGTTCATCTAAGATGGATTGGTTCTTCGGTGGGCTACAATTCCAACTCGAGCACCACCTGTTCCCTAGGCTGCCTAGGTGCCATTTGAGGAGTATTTCACCTCTAGTGCAGGATCTATGCAAGAAGCATAACTTGCCCTACACAAGCTTGTCCTTCTACGAGGCCAACATGTGGACACTAAAGACATTAAGGACTGCTGCTCTTGAGGCTCGGGATTTCTCGTCCCCGGTTCCAAAAAATCTGCTTTGGGAGGCTGTCAACACTCATGGATGA
- the LOC140986194 gene encoding uncharacterized protein has translation MALLITSPEILSLAGVRRENQSIMAAGIRRSDLRFRVSSKVKDLEKGSTEILNLKGIYLENVKQSETAPFSLRKSEGEEEEEERRNYHVNTGYAIRTLREEFPELFYKELSFDIYRDDIVFKDPFNTFAGIENYKLIFWALRFHGRIFFRALWVDIVSVWQPSENMIMVRWIVQGIPRMPWESRSRFDGTSEYKLDKYGKIYEHKVHNIALNGPQKSHVLALEQLIQSIGCPSTPKPTYFEFSSNRMKNVVPLQKFLVIKCYFTSVLTSSLRSKTER, from the exons ATGGCTCTGTTAATCACCTCGCCGGAAATCCTGTCGCTTGCTGGAGTTCGACGAGAAAATCAGTCGATAATGGCTGCTGGAATCAGGAGGAGCGATTTAAGGTTCAGGGTTTCTTCCAAAGTTAAGGATTTGGAAAAGGGTTCCACCGAGATTTTGAATTTGAAGGGTATTTACCTGGAAAATGTGAAGCAGAGCGAAACTGCGCCATTTTCTTTGAGGAAGAGTGAgggggaagaagaagaagaggaaagaCGGAACTATCATGTCAATACCGGTTACGCGATTCGGACACTCCGGGAGGAGTTTCCCGAGCTTTTCTACAAAGAACTCAGCTTTGATATCTACAG GGATGATATTGTTTTCAAGGATCCATTCAACACATTTGCTGGTATAGAAAACTACAAATTGATCTTCTGGGCTTTAAGATTTCACGGAAGGATATTCTTTAGGGCCTTGTGGGTTGACATCGTAAGTGTGTGGCAGCCTTCTGAGAACATGATAATGGTACGTTGGATCGTTCAAGGCATCCCCCGCATGCCATGGGAGAGCCGTAGCCGTTTTGATGGTACCTCAGAATACAAGCTTGACAAGTATGGAAAGATCTATGAGCACAAGGTTCACAACATCGCTCTAAACGGCCCACAAAAGTCTCATGTCCTAGCGTTGGAGCAGTTGATTCAATCCATTGGCTGCCCCTCGACTCCTAAGCCTACTTATTTCGAGTTTTCATCCAATCGAATGAAAAATGTTGTGCCATTGCAGAAGTTTTTGGTGATCAAGTGTTACTTTACCTCGGTTCTTACCAGTTCTTTGAGATCCAAGACCGAAAGATAG
- the LOC140986081 gene encoding uncharacterized protein, whose amino-acid sequence MGSLESGLPLKRDQHFVRSSSGRGSNHVQSNGFLGHRPRSRFARLVLFKKIDYLLWICTVAVFFFVVFLFQMLFLPGSVTEVEKSHKIHGLFRQNGGVNYGDFSFVKELDFGEDIRFEPSRIVGKFQKEVHEVNLTVASRKVMRFGYRKPKLALVFADLSVDPYQILMVTVAAALREIGYEIEVFSLEDGPVQAIWRDRGLPLSVISTDENVKFSIDWLNYDGVLVNSLKTVSVLSCLMQEPFRNVPLIWTIHEQTLAARLRQYFANGQSELVDNWKKVFSRATVVIFPNYVLPVAYSVCDPGNFFVIPGSPAEPWKADKPMVSSKVSPRLMMGYGAVDFVVAVVGTQILYGGLWLEHALVLQALLPVLSEFSDSGSRIKIIILAGDSSNNFSSAVETIALSLRYPKDTVKHVSINQEIDNIISDADLVIYGSFREEQSFPEILLKAMSFEKPIIAPDLSMIRKYVCNRVNGYLFPKEDIKVLTQIMFQMVSNGKLSLLARSAASVGKQTAKNMMVPESVEGYASLLENILVLPSEVSISHAAEDIPAKLKAEWQWHYFESIADTHSPNETSIIHEVLDKIEKQFNHTHKENMMASITTNDTFLYSIWEEHKYIEMANMRKRREDEELKDRTDQPQGTWDEVYRSTRRVDRTLHERDEGELERTGQPLCIYEPYFGEGTWPFLHRTSLYRGLGMSTKGRRHGADDIDGPSRLPLLNNAYYRSVLGDYGAIFAIANRIDRIHKNAWIGFQSWRATAKMKSLSKAAERSLLDAIEARRHGDTLYFWASMDTDLRNPLKHDFWSFCDAINAGNCQFAFSEALKKMYGIKHNSSSLPPMSAEDGIWSVMHCWSLPTKSFLEFVMFSRMFVDSLDAIFYDEHQKTGHCYLSLSKDKHCYSRLLELLINVWAYHSARKMVYINPETGVMQEQHRLKNRRGRMWVKWFNFNTLRSMDEDLAEEFDSDPSRRRWLWPSTGEVFWNGMYGKERSLRNKEREKKRQYSKDKIQRIRKRTHQKVIGKYVKPSIEDTNTTILAAELLR is encoded by the exons ATGGGTTCACTTGAAAGTGGACTGCCATTGAAGAGGGATCAGCATTTCGTGCGCTCTTCATCTGGAAGGGGTAGTAATCATGTTCAGAGCAATGGATTTTTGGGGCACAGGCCCAGATCAAGATTtgcaagacttgtacttttcaAGAAGATTGACTATTTACTGTGGATTTGCACAGTTGCTGTTTTCTTCTTCGTtgtgttcctcttccaaatgcTCTTCTTGCCTGGCTCTGTGACGGAGGTTGAAAAGTCTCATAAAATCCATGGTTTGTTTAGGCAAAATGGGGGTGTGAATTATGGGGACTTTTCGTTTGTGAAAGAGTTGGATTTTGGCGAAGATATAAGATTTGAACCTTCAAGAATCGTCGGTAAGTTTCAGAAGGAAGTCCATGAAGTCAACCTGACTGTTGCTTCAAGAAAagttatgagatttggatacAGAAAACCGAAGCTTGCGCTG GTTTTTGCAGATCTGTCGGTTGATCCATATCAGATTCTAATGGTCACTGTTGCTGCTGCGTTGCGGGAGATTGGATACGAAATCGAG GTATTCTCACTAGAAGATGGTCCTGTACAAGCTATTTGGAGAGACCGAGGACTTCCTCTCAGCGTCATCTCGACAGATGAGAATGTGAAGTTTAGTATAGATTGGCTAAA CTACGATGGGGTACTCGTGAATTCTCTGAAAACTGTCTCCGTTTTATCTTG TCTTATGCAGGAACCTTTTAGAAATGTACCTCTCATATGGACTATCCATGAACAAACACTTGCTGCTCGGTTGAGACAATACTTTGCTAATGGCCAGAGCGAGTTGGTTGATAATTGGAAAAAAGTATTCAGCCGGGCCACCGTTGTTATCTTCCCAAATTATGTTTTGCCA GTGGCATATTCGGTATGTGATCCTGGAAACTTCTTTGTCATTCCTGGTTCTCCTGCAGAACCATGGAAAGCTGATAAGCCAATGGTGTCCTCTAAAGTAAGCCCACGCCTGATGATGGGGTATGGAGCCGTTGATTTTGTTGTTGCCGTAGTGGGAACTCAGATACTGTATGGGGGTCTATGGCTGGAACATGCACTTGTTTTACAGGCTTTACTTCCTGTTCTTTCAGAATTCAGTGATTCTGGTTCTCGTATTAAAATCATCATCTTGGCTGGGGATTCCTCCAATAACTTCAGTAGTGCCGTGGAG ACCATTGCTCTAAGCTTGAGATATCCAAAGGACACAGTGAAGCATGTTTCTATTAATCAAGAAATAGACAACATAATAAGTGATGCTGATCTTGTGATCTACGGATCCTTCCGTGAAGAGCAGTCTTTTCCAGAGATTTTGTTAAAAGCCATGTCTTTTGAGAAGCCCATAATCGCCCCAGATCTATCAATGATCCGTAAATAT GTTTGCAACAGGGTGAATGGCTATCTTTTTCCAAAGGAGGATATAAAGGTTCTGACACAGATTATGTTTCAAATGGTTTCAAATGGAAAACTCTCTCTTCTAGCTCGAAGTGCTGCATCAGTCGGTAAACAAACAGCTAAAAACATGATGGTTCCAGAAAGTGTGGAAGGATATGCTTCACTTTTGGAAAATATTCTCGTGCTCCCATCTGAAGTTTCCATATCACATGCTGCCGAAGATATTCCGGCTAAATTGAAAGCTGAATGGCAGTGGCATTATTTTGAATCTATTGCAGATACCCATTCTCCAAATGAGACCAGTATAATACACGAAGTTTTAGACAAGATTGAGAAGCAATTCAATCATACCCATAAAGAGAACATGATGGCTTCTATTACAACAAACGATACATTCTTGTATAGCATCTGGGAAGAGcataaatatattgaaatggccaacatgagaaaaagaagagaggATGAAGAg TTGAAGGATAGAACTGATCAACCTCAGGGAACATGGGATGAAGTATACCGAAGCACTAGAAGGGTTGACCGGACATTGCATGAAAGAGATGAAGGTGAACTTGAAAGGACGGGTCAACCATTATGTATTTATGAGCCTTATTTCGGTGAAGGAACCTGGCCATTTTTGCACCGGACTTCCCTGTATAGAGGGCTGGGGATG TCTACAAAAGGCCGAAGACACGGAGCGGATGATATAGATGGACCTTCGCGTCTTCCTCTATTAAATAATGCTTATTATCGATCTGTACTGGGGGACTATGGAGCCATTTTTGCTATTGCTAATCGGATTGACAGAATACATAAAAATGCTTGGATAGGATTTCAGTCGTGGAGAGCGACAGCAAAAATG AAATCTTTGTCAAAGGCAGCTGAAAGATCATTGTTGGATGCAATTGAAGCCCGAAGACATGGAGACACTCTTTACTTCTGGGCCTCTATGGACACGGACCTTAGGAACCCATTGAAACATGATTTCTGGTCATTTTGTGATGCCATAAATGCTGGGAATTGCCA GTTCGCTTTTTCTGAGGCTCTGAAAAAGATGTACGGCATCAAGCACAACTCGAGTTCTCTTCCCCCAATGTCTGCAGAAGATGGGATCTGGTCTGTCATGCATTGCTGGTCTTTACCAACTAAGTCCTTCTTGGAGTTTGTTATGTTTTCAAG AATGTTTGTTGATTCGCTAGATGCAATATTCTATGATGAGCACCAGAAGACTGGTCATTGTTATCTAAGTTTATCCAAG GACAAGCATTGCTACTCTCGCTTGCTTGAGTTACTCATTAATGTATGGGCATACCATAGTGCAAGAAAAATGGTGTACATAAACCCTGAGACGGGTGTTATGCAAGAACAACACAGGCTGAAAAACCGGAGGGGTCGAATGTGGGTCAAATGGTTCAACTTCAATACTCTCAGGAGCATGGATGAGGACTTGGCCGAGGAGTTTGATTCTGACCCTTCCAGAAGACGGTGGCTGTGGCCATCAACCGGTGAAGTTTTCTGGAACGGTATGTATGGAAAGGAGAGGAGCTTAAGAAACaaagagagagaaaagaaaaggcAATATAGTAAAGATAAAATTCAACGAATACGGAAACGGACTCACCAGAAAGTGATCGGAAAATACGTGAAGCCTTCGATAGAGGATACGAACACGACGATTCTTGCGGCCGAGCTTTTGAGATAG